The following coding sequences are from one Acidobacteriota bacterium window:
- a CDS encoding SymE family type I addiction module toxin, translated as MTHRHLTISTLRQPRPSQYAGDRRADRLVPFLRLRGRWLEELGFEAGSKVAVTASPGRLVITPAPAGEGAADA; from the coding sequence ATGACCCACCGTCACCTGACCATCTCCACCCTCCGCCAACCCCGCCCCTCGCAGTACGCCGGTGATAGGAGGGCAGACCGCCTCGTCCCCTTCCTGCGCTTGCGGGGCCGGTGGCTGGAGGAGCTGGGGTTTGAGGCGGGGTCGAAGGTGGCGGTGACGGCTTCGCCGGGTCGGCTGGTGATCACGCCGGCGCCGGCTGGGGAGGGAGCGGCGGATGCGTGA
- a CDS encoding RHS repeat-associated core domain-containing protein: protein MSSWSYDAAERLTSMADAAGNVVELTLDAAGNPRTVTRRETVPDGPPEVVTEDFVYDAAGRRIEARDGLDNRTRTTYDARDQARLVRDAEGYSTSLTYDGLDRLTRVERPEGILEIFEYDAAGRPTGYVDALDQRTTYAYDALDRVTSVTYPDLTQRQMTYEGADLLATLTDANGTVVTQAHDAAGRLTGRSVALGTGVLGPTTETYAYDSLNRLVQTTSGPTPNGTVTTTLTYDSLGRVLTETGPAGTVGYQRDTVGNAVELSYPSGLTLGRIPDPLNRLQVVGPKSGGVLTPQATYGYRGVDLVAGLELGNGLSGIWSYDGARRPVSVSFTGASGQSPFDERLGWSPRGLRTASQRADLGRTGELFATDGAGRLVTAARQRDAMAQLPSNSPLSAGDLTPQASFSTYQYDTAQNLTARQVVQAAPLKEQNLPPDESSRNRPASVGSKALTWDANGNLTSKGDLTFEYDFRNRLTRVSLSGVELAYYEYDTFNRRVRIQRSQDSLREVVWSGWQELEETLGGQLWQRRTYGRSLDELVRLEGDLNLDGVLETDYAPLYDRSGNLVVLTGAQGQPVAKYAYSPFGDTMAAHVDATPSQVHQVLFKAGELWLEFSEEVLTEPFFEAVTSGEVYLQESASGTHHSLLALFPVADGRQAHHRVVLTPETVPTAGVEVALVVGEEAVRDHFDNEPAAPYSLTFDWPAAGTTTQLLEDSAAPEVEQVYLRDSYLEIEISESVDLAAAAQSILVDGAPISWTLGEDGYTLRSVSPLAAGNHTVEVTTGPLDLAGQGLATAFTTTASVATSATSEQLYTRPSTTEVEFAALGNFFSYHGRPLDVDTGLLYFRNRYYDPELGRFITADPLGYVDGPSQYLFAMNSPVVFGDPLGLYRGSREEQAWVREDLAVASAQRAREAQQAEFNAVSTFLAGVDPDYNLREELGLYFNSQGLGLGRVSSKVQQYLGPAGTCQGAIQELHCGIADAWPEVELLEYTTVEVTALLLGGVEASAAVSSSGLSRMAARSSRSVASRSSRRLTTGNFAHHGLEFLDDGVRMAPNAGRQVVPRGAARFPERPGQVQHIFRDAPGHLADTPASRKLLQGIADDVSTTLGTDRFGNVWSARTLDDGTQMWVQTRNGVIQNGGLNQMPRVFNPETGLSGQ, encoded by the coding sequence GTGAGCTCCTGGTCCTACGACGCCGCCGAGCGCCTGACGTCGATGGCCGACGCTGCCGGCAACGTCGTCGAGCTGACCCTTGATGCCGCCGGCAATCCCCGCACCGTGACCCGCCGGGAAACCGTCCCCGACGGGCCGCCGGAGGTGGTGACGGAGGACTTCGTCTACGACGCCGCCGGCCGCCGCATCGAAGCCCGGGACGGCCTCGACAACCGCACCCGCACCACCTACGACGCCCGCGACCAGGCGCGGTTGGTGAGGGATGCGGAGGGCTACTCCACCAGCCTCACCTACGACGGGCTGGATCGACTGACCCGGGTGGAGCGGCCGGAAGGCATTCTCGAGATCTTCGAATACGACGCCGCCGGCCGGCCCACGGGCTACGTGGACGCCCTCGACCAGCGCACCACCTACGCCTACGACGCCCTGGACCGCGTCACCTCCGTCACCTACCCCGATCTCACCCAGCGGCAGATGACCTACGAGGGTGCGGATCTGCTGGCGACCCTCACCGACGCCAACGGTACCGTGGTGACCCAGGCTCACGACGCTGCCGGTCGCCTCACCGGCCGCTCCGTGGCCCTCGGCACTGGAGTCCTCGGCCCGACGACGGAGACTTACGCCTACGACTCCTTGAATCGCCTGGTCCAGACCACCAGCGGTCCGACGCCCAACGGCACGGTGACCACGACCTTGACCTACGACTCCCTGGGCCGCGTCCTCACCGAGACCGGTCCCGCTGGCACCGTGGGCTATCAACGGGACACCGTGGGCAACGCCGTCGAGCTGAGCTATCCCTCCGGCCTCACCCTCGGCCGCATCCCCGATCCTCTCAATCGCCTGCAGGTCGTGGGGCCGAAGAGTGGGGGAGTCCTCACGCCCCAGGCTACCTACGGGTACCGCGGGGTGGATTTGGTGGCGGGGCTGGAGCTAGGGAATGGCTTGAGCGGTATCTGGAGCTATGACGGGGCTCGCCGACCGGTCTCCGTTTCGTTTACCGGAGCGTCGGGTCAGAGTCCCTTCGACGAGCGCCTGGGTTGGAGTCCCCGAGGCCTGCGCACCGCTTCCCAGCGCGCGGACCTTGGCCGCACCGGTGAGCTCTTTGCTACCGATGGAGCCGGCCGATTGGTGACTGCCGCTCGACAGCGGGATGCCATGGCCCAGCTCCCCTCCAATAGCCCGCTCTCCGCTGGAGATCTGACGCCCCAGGCCTCATTTTCGACCTATCAATACGACACAGCCCAGAACCTTACGGCTCGGCAGGTCGTCCAGGCAGCGCCTCTGAAGGAACAAAACCTACCACCGGATGAATCCAGCCGAAACCGGCCGGCTTCAGTCGGGAGCAAAGCTCTGACTTGGGATGCAAATGGCAATCTGACGAGCAAAGGGGACCTGACTTTCGAGTATGACTTCCGCAACCGTCTGACCCGAGTGAGCTTGTCAGGGGTAGAGCTTGCCTATTACGAATATGACACTTTCAACCGCCGGGTGCGGATCCAGCGGTCGCAGGACTCGCTGAGGGAAGTGGTCTGGTCTGGTTGGCAGGAGTTGGAGGAAACCCTCGGTGGCCAGCTGTGGCAGCGACGCACCTATGGTCGGAGCCTCGACGAGCTGGTCAGGCTGGAGGGCGACCTGAATCTGGATGGGGTGCTGGAGACGGACTACGCTCCGCTCTATGACCGCAGCGGCAACCTGGTTGTGCTCACCGGCGCGCAAGGTCAGCCGGTAGCCAAGTATGCCTACTCACCCTTCGGAGACACCATGGCGGCCCATGTGGATGCCACGCCGTCCCAGGTTCACCAGGTGCTCTTCAAGGCGGGAGAGCTTTGGTTGGAGTTCTCTGAAGAGGTCTTGACCGAGCCCTTCTTCGAAGCGGTGACCAGCGGCGAAGTCTACCTCCAAGAAAGTGCTTCCGGTACCCACCATTCGCTGCTGGCGCTCTTCCCCGTCGCCGACGGACGCCAGGCTCATCATCGGGTCGTCCTGACCCCGGAGACGGTTCCCACCGCTGGTGTGGAAGTGGCTTTGGTGGTCGGGGAGGAGGCCGTGCGGGATCACTTTGACAACGAGCCCGCCGCGCCGTACTCACTAACTTTTGATTGGCCCGCTGCTGGGACGACCACGCAGTTGCTGGAGGACAGTGCAGCGCCGGAGGTCGAGCAGGTCTATCTGCGGGACTCCTATCTCGAGATCGAGATTTCCGAGTCGGTGGATTTAGCCGCTGCCGCCCAGAGCATCCTGGTGGACGGAGCCCCCATCTCTTGGACCCTCGGAGAGGACGGCTACACCCTGCGTAGCGTGAGTCCTCTGGCGGCAGGCAACCACACAGTGGAAGTCACCACTGGTCCGCTGGACCTAGCGGGCCAAGGCCTAGCCACCGCGTTCACAACGACCGCATCGGTGGCTACCTCTGCCACCAGCGAGCAGCTCTACACCCGACCCTCTACCACCGAAGTCGAGTTCGCCGCCCTCGGCAACTTCTTCTCCTACCACGGTCGCCCCCTGGACGTAGACACCGGCCTCCTCTACTTCCGCAACCGATACTACGACCCCGAGCTAGGGCGCTTCATCACTGCGGATCCGCTGGGATACGTCGATGGGCCGAGCCAGTACCTCTTCGCGATGAACTCGCCGGTGGTGTTTGGAGATCCGTTGGGTTTGTACCGGGGGAGTCGCGAGGAGCAGGCTTGGGTCCGGGAGGATCTAGCCGTCGCTTCAGCGCAGCGGGCTCGTGAAGCACAGCAGGCAGAATTCAACGCTGTATCGACCTTCCTTGCTGGAGTCGATCCGGACTACAACCTTCGCGAGGAACTAGGTCTGTACTTCAACAGCCAGGGACTCGGTCTCGGTAGGGTTTCTTCGAAGGTGCAGCAATATCTGGGCCCTGCAGGAACCTGCCAGGGTGCGATCCAAGAGCTCCATTGTGGAATCGCGGATGCCTGGCCCGAGGTGGAGCTTCTGGAGTACACGACGGTTGAGGTCACGGCCCTTCTCCTCGGTGGTGTTGAAGCGAGTGCAGCCGTCAGCTCTAGCGGCCTTTCGAGAATGGCAGCTCGTAGTAGCCGCTCTGTGGCCTCGCGGAGTTCTCGCAGGTTGACGACTGGCAACTTTGCGCACCATGGACTAGAGTTTCTTGATGACGGTGTTCGGATGGCTCCGAACGCTGGGCGACAGGTTGTTCCGAGGGGGGCAGCTCGATTCCCAGAAAGGCCAGGACAGGTCCAGCACATCTTCCGAGACGCTCCCGGCCACCTCGCTGACACGCCAGCAAGCCGGAAGCTCCTGCAGGGGATTGCGGATGATGTATCAACGACTCTCGGCACGGACAGGTTCGGAAACGTCTGGTCCGCGCGAACGCTGGACGACGGCACTCAAATGTGGGTTCAGACCCGCAATGGAGTTATCCAGAATGGCGGACTGAACCAGATGCCTCGGGTCTTCAACCCAGAGACGGGCCTTTCTGGGCAGTAG
- a CDS encoding SymE family type I addiction module toxin, with protein sequence MREEKLTVASFFPPGWHGAAPYRAVPFLPLAGPWLREAGFSVGSEVRVEVVREGEVRVTLRGLDGEGA encoded by the coding sequence ATGCGTGAGGAGAAGCTGACGGTGGCGAGCTTTTTTCCGCCGGGGTGGCATGGTGCGGCACCGTATCGGGCGGTGCCGTTTCTGCCGCTGGCGGGGCCTTGGCTGCGGGAAGCCGGCTTTTCGGTGGGGAGTGAGGTGCGGGTGGAGGTGGTGCGGGAGGGGGAGGTGCGGGTGACGCTGCGCGGGCTCGACGGCGAGGGGGCCTGA
- a CDS encoding helix-turn-helix transcriptional regulator, with product MSPEEQTFFEELGLRIATLRKERGLTQVQLADLLGCSQQRVVSLEKGRRRVPVTDLPVLSKALAISVEELIGLEAPPAKRGPTPKLQQQLEQLSQLPRSQQRFVSQMIDTVLQQAER from the coding sequence ATGAGCCCGGAAGAACAGACCTTCTTCGAAGAGCTGGGACTGCGTATCGCCACGCTGCGCAAGGAGCGAGGCTTGACCCAGGTACAGCTCGCTGACTTGCTCGGCTGCTCCCAGCAGCGCGTCGTTTCCCTCGAGAAGGGCCGGCGCCGAGTCCCGGTCACCGACCTCCCGGTGCTCTCCAAGGCCCTCGCCATTTCCGTCGAGGAGCTGATCGGTCTAGAAGCTCCTCCCGCCAAGCGCGGCCCCACCCCCAAGCTCCAGCAGCAGCTCGAGCAGCTCTCCCAGCTCCCCCGAAGCCAGCAGCGCTTCGTCTCCCAGATGATCGACACCGTCCTCCAGCAGGCTGAGCGGTAG
- a CDS encoding restriction endonuclease, whose protein sequence is MDRRYRSGDQPLGSGPRPATEAQQFEQLVARIEAAAAPRGAVVKSPDRIRDLTTGRLREVDASIRYKVGTVDVLITVECRKRSRKADDTWIEQLATKRAKLGAAKTIAVSARGFSSSAPQTAAHHGIELRTLSEVSAAEIEDWFLPGVVNVFRVFDKVECGVFLFDPEGQPEQAGYPVDAFAPVFFSDFIHSPFPAATLLHLLERIRPEEFTEVPLDGTKKQIVTGITWEPGQLKAATSSGRRDVAFVGFLVIVYYESRVCELTSGTHHSYSGSDGTEVQHSTFEAEIFDGVATFEFQSTDEGKPAGVGWSFRPKTPAAEASDKPSSEAPTSQGDEADGEGR, encoded by the coding sequence GTGGATCGGCGTTATCGCTCTGGCGATCAGCCTTTAGGCAGCGGCCCACGCCCGGCCACCGAGGCACAGCAGTTCGAGCAGCTCGTGGCCCGCATCGAGGCCGCCGCGGCTCCGCGAGGCGCCGTGGTGAAGTCGCCGGACCGGATCCGAGATCTCACCACCGGCCGACTCCGCGAAGTGGACGCTTCAATCCGCTACAAGGTCGGGACGGTCGACGTGCTGATCACGGTGGAGTGTCGTAAGCGGAGCCGAAAGGCGGACGACACCTGGATCGAGCAGCTGGCAACGAAGCGCGCGAAGCTCGGTGCCGCTAAGACGATTGCCGTCAGCGCTCGCGGCTTCTCCAGCTCGGCGCCGCAGACGGCAGCCCACCACGGCATCGAGCTGCGGACGCTTTCAGAGGTTTCGGCTGCCGAGATCGAAGACTGGTTCCTGCCCGGGGTGGTCAATGTGTTCCGGGTCTTCGACAAAGTCGAGTGCGGGGTGTTCTTGTTCGACCCGGAGGGCCAGCCTGAGCAGGCGGGCTACCCCGTCGACGCTTTCGCTCCCGTCTTCTTCTCCGACTTCATCCACTCGCCGTTTCCGGCCGCGACCTTGCTCCACCTGCTCGAGCGAATCCGGCCAGAGGAATTCACCGAGGTACCGCTCGACGGCACCAAGAAGCAAATAGTGACCGGGATCACCTGGGAGCCCGGGCAATTGAAGGCGGCCACGAGCTCAGGCCGTCGAGACGTGGCCTTCGTCGGATTCTTGGTGATCGTCTACTACGAGAGTCGTGTCTGCGAGTTGACGAGCGGTACCCACCACTCCTACTCCGGCAGCGACGGCACGGAAGTCCAGCACTCGACCTTCGAAGCCGAGATCTTCGACGGCGTGGCCACGTTCGAGTTCCAATCCACCGACGAGGGAAAGCCAGCGGGGGTGGGCTGGAGCTTCAGGCCCAAAACACCCGCGGCGGAGGCTTCCGACAAACCGTCATCGGAGGCGCCTACAAGTCAGGGCGACGAAGCCGACGGTGAAGGCCGCTGA